In Aedes albopictus strain Foshan chromosome 3, AalbF5, whole genome shotgun sequence, the following are encoded in one genomic region:
- the LOC134290565 gene encoding uncharacterized protein DDB_G0287625-like has translation METDMSGAVCTKLYNNNNNNNNNNNNNNNNNNNNNNNNNNNNNNNNNNNNNNNNNNNNNNNNNNNNNNNNNNNNNNNNNNNNNNNNNNNNNNNNNNNNNNNNNNNNNNNNNNNNNNNKNNNNNNNNNNNNNNNNNNNNNNNNNNNNNNNNNNNNNNNNNYNNNNNNNNNNNNNNNNNNNNNNNNNNNNNNNNNNNNNNNNNNNNNNNN, from the coding sequence caaaactctataataataataataataataataataataataataataataataataataataataataataataataataataataataataataataataataataataataataataataataataataataataataataataataataataataataataataataataataataataataataataataataataataataataataataataataataataataataataataataataataataataataataataataataataataataataataataataataataataataataataataataataataaaaataataataataataataataataataataataataataataataataataataataataataataataataataataataataataataataataataataataataataataataataattataataataataataataataataataataataataataataataataataataataataataataataataataataataataataataataataataataataataataataataataataataataataataataataataat